One segment of Saprospiraceae bacterium DNA contains the following:
- a CDS encoding RluA family pseudouridine synthase → MLILVFFGGKNNGLPQIGGNVCLSRTATYLCRMNILFEDYYLLAINKPAGLSSESGRERHPSAEREALFYFTAQLQQKSSSERLKATPYLRVAHRLDRAASGVLLFAKTKNALTQLMEQFENKTVEKTYWAIVENKPAAEAGRLSNWLKRDEAGRKAIIQEKQTRDSQHCELEYKILNAKGKHWLLEIKPLTGRFHQIRVQLAHIGCPIVGDTLYGGHPWKEHEIKLHARSLRFKHPKTGEWMTLEVAPPEDW, encoded by the coding sequence ATGCTGATTCTTGTTTTTTTCGGGGGTAAAAATAATGGCTTGCCTCAAATCGGGGGCAATGTCTGCCTTTCGCGCACGGCCACCTACCTTTGCCGCATGAACATCCTTTTCGAGGACTATTACCTCCTTGCCATCAACAAGCCCGCAGGCCTCTCTTCTGAAAGCGGCCGAGAGCGCCACCCCTCCGCCGAACGCGAGGCATTGTTTTATTTCACCGCACAGCTGCAGCAAAAATCGAGTTCCGAGCGCCTCAAAGCTACGCCCTACCTCCGCGTGGCGCATCGGCTCGACCGGGCTGCGAGTGGCGTGCTGCTTTTTGCCAAAACAAAAAACGCGCTCACCCAACTCATGGAACAGTTTGAAAACAAGACCGTGGAGAAAACCTACTGGGCCATCGTGGAAAACAAGCCCGCCGCCGAAGCAGGGCGTTTGTCGAACTGGCTAAAAAGAGACGAAGCAGGGCGCAAGGCCATCATTCAGGAAAAACAAACGCGCGATAGCCAACATTGCGAATTGGAATATAAAATACTGAACGCGAAGGGCAAGCACTGGCTGTTGGAAATAAAGCCACTCACCGGGCGCTTCCATCAGATACGGGTACAATTGGCGCATATCGGCTGCCCGATTGTGGGCGATACGCTCTATGGCGGGCATCCTTGGAAGGAACATGAAATCAAGTTGCACGCCCGCAGTCTTCGGTTCAAGCATCCAAAGACGGGGGAGTGGATGACTTTGGAAGTGGCCCCCCCGGAGGATTGGTAG
- a CDS encoding pyridoxine 5'-phosphate synthase has product MTRLSVNINKVALLRNARGGNLPNLVQVAQDCEAFGAEGITVHPRPDQRHIRYDDVPALRAVVTTEFNIEGNPTPEFLDLVLAHPPHQCTLVPDIPSQLTSDAGWDTVANKSFLQEVIAEFHKENIRVSVFVDPVAKMVEGAKAVGADRIEFYTGPFAQHFPENPQQAVAPYTAAAAVANAIGIGINAGHDLNLDNLKFFRAHCPQLLEVSIGHALISDALYYGLANTIRMYLRQLSAK; this is encoded by the coding sequence ATGACTCGACTGAGCGTCAACATCAACAAAGTAGCCTTGCTGCGCAATGCACGCGGCGGCAATTTGCCCAATTTAGTGCAAGTCGCTCAAGATTGCGAAGCCTTCGGCGCGGAGGGCATCACCGTGCATCCTCGCCCCGACCAGCGCCATATTCGCTACGACGATGTGCCTGCCTTGCGGGCAGTCGTGACAACGGAATTCAACATCGAGGGCAACCCCACCCCTGAGTTTCTCGACCTCGTGTTGGCGCACCCCCCCCATCAATGCACCCTCGTGCCAGACATACCCAGCCAACTGACTTCGGATGCTGGCTGGGACACGGTGGCCAACAAGTCTTTTTTGCAGGAAGTAATCGCCGAGTTTCACAAAGAAAACATTCGCGTCTCGGTTTTTGTGGACCCGGTGGCAAAAATGGTAGAGGGCGCCAAAGCCGTTGGCGCAGACCGCATTGAGTTTTATACTGGCCCTTTTGCGCAGCATTTTCCCGAAAACCCGCAACAAGCAGTAGCGCCTTACACCGCTGCCGCAGCGGTGGCCAACGCAATTGGCATCGGCATCAACGCAGGGCATGACTTGAATCTGGACAACTTGAAGTTTTTCCGCGCTCACTGCCCCCAATTGCTGGAGGTCAGCATCGGCCACGCGCTTATTTCCGATGCCCTTTACTATGGCTTGGCGAACACGATTCGGATGTATTTGCGGCAGTTGAGTGCAAAGTGA
- the rsmI gene encoding 16S rRNA (cytidine(1402)-2'-O)-methyltransferase: MLHVVPTPIGNLEDITLRALRVLKEVSVVLAEDTRTSRRLLDHFDIKTPLRAFHAFNEHAVVERVVDELASGVDMALVSDAGTPGISDPGFLLVRACVRRGVKVECLPGPTAFVPALVASGLPCDTFHFEGFLPHKKGRQTRLKFLADLPHTFVLYESPFRLLKCLDELIAICGAERPACVARELSKMHEEVKTAPLAELKAHFSQKEVKGEIVVVVGGKG, encoded by the coding sequence ATGCTCCACGTCGTACCCACGCCCATCGGCAACCTCGAAGACATCACCCTGCGGGCATTGCGGGTGCTGAAAGAGGTGTCCGTCGTGTTGGCCGAGGATACGCGCACCAGCCGCCGCTTGCTCGACCATTTCGACATCAAAACACCGCTGCGTGCTTTTCACGCTTTCAACGAACACGCGGTGGTGGAGCGGGTGGTGGATGAATTGGCCTCTGGCGTGGACATGGCGCTCGTGTCGGATGCGGGCACGCCAGGCATTAGCGACCCCGGTTTCCTGTTGGTGCGTGCCTGCGTGCGTCGTGGGGTGAAAGTAGAGTGCCTGCCCGGCCCAACGGCTTTCGTACCCGCCTTGGTGGCGAGCGGACTGCCTTGCGACACGTTTCACTTCGAGGGTTTTTTGCCGCACAAAAAGGGTCGCCAGACACGATTGAAGTTTCTGGCCGACTTGCCCCATACCTTCGTGCTTTACGAGTCGCCGTTTCGCTTGTTGAAATGCCTCGACGAGCTCATCGCCATATGTGGGGCCGAGCGTCCGGCCTGCGTGGCGCGAGAGTTGAGCAAGATGCATGAAGAGGTGAAAACAGCTCCGCTCGCGGAGTTGAAAGCGCATTTTTCTCAAAAAGAAGTGAAAGGAGAAATTGTCGTGGTGGTGGGAGGGAAAGGATAA
- the purS gene encoding phosphoribosylformylglycinamidine synthase subunit PurS, protein MKFIAEIDIMPHKELLDPQGKAVVNNLTHLELSGVTDVRIGRHVTMLLDAASEEQARQTVETACQKLLANLIVETYHYELKPA, encoded by the coding sequence ATGAAATTCATCGCCGAAATAGACATCATGCCTCACAAAGAACTGCTTGACCCACAAGGCAAAGCAGTCGTGAACAACCTCACTCACCTCGAACTCTCGGGTGTCACCGACGTGCGCATCGGCCGTCACGTCACCATGCTCCTCGATGCCGCTTCGGAAGAGCAAGCCCGCCAGACCGTGGAAACCGCCTGCCAAAAGCTGTTGGCCAACCTGATTGTGGAGACTTATCACTACGAACTCAAGCCTGCTTAA
- a CDS encoding CDP-alcohol phosphatidyltransferase family protein: protein MRHIPNLLTLSNLFCGCCALMFTLNQEPVIAAWFVLGCFIFDYADGMTARALGITSPLGKQLDSLADVISFGVVPGAMLHQLLVAGGACKLMEDVPDGFLPAGWSYHTCLAALPAFVLAMFAAMRLGRFNIDPRQTKYFVGLSTPACAVFVLGLALAAYHDRFGLREIIRNQWLIYGLIALLSWLMNSNIPMFGMKIKSFDMRSNAFSLVFLAVFLLLVFFLKELALSAVIVFYVLSSIALKNKVLST, encoded by the coding sequence ATGCGACACATTCCCAACCTCCTCACGCTTAGCAATTTGTTTTGCGGCTGTTGTGCGTTGATGTTCACGCTCAATCAAGAACCCGTCATCGCGGCTTGGTTCGTGTTGGGTTGTTTCATCTTCGACTATGCCGATGGCATGACGGCGCGTGCGCTGGGCATTACCTCGCCTTTGGGCAAGCAGCTCGACTCGCTGGCCGATGTGATAAGTTTTGGGGTAGTGCCGGGGGCTATGCTGCACCAATTGCTGGTAGCGGGCGGAGCTTGCAAACTGATGGAGGATGTGCCGGATGGGTTCCTGCCAGCTGGGTGGTCGTACCATACTTGTTTGGCTGCTTTGCCAGCGTTCGTCCTGGCTATGTTTGCCGCCATGCGTTTGGGCAGGTTCAACATTGACCCCCGTCAGACCAAGTATTTCGTCGGCCTCAGCACGCCCGCCTGCGCGGTTTTTGTGCTCGGGCTGGCACTGGCGGCTTACCACGACCGATTTGGCCTGCGAGAGATTATCCGAAATCAGTGGCTGATTTACGGCCTCATTGCCTTGCTTTCATGGCTGATGAATTCCAACATTCCCATGTTCGGCATGAAAATCAAGTCATTCGATATGCGCAGCAATGCCTTTTCCTTAGTCTTTCTGGCGGTGTTCCTGCTCCTCGTGTTTTTTCTAAAAGAACTGGCGCTTTCTGCGGTCATCGTATTTTATGTGCTGAGTTCCATCGCGCTGAAAAACAAAGTTTTGTCCACATAA
- a CDS encoding gliding motility-associated C-terminal domain-containing protein — MRELALSIITFLTFSTLAWAQPANDECTNPIIIPNVLNYCSPVGAYTNVGATPSAYGPATCFGNTQNDVWFAFTALATDVTITVRGATPQAPGGTLQRPQLAIYFGNCGGTINQLECQTTPAGVNVVEGYQGGLFVGSTYLVRIQGANGQTGTFQICINNYNPPVDPQSDCPQAAILCDKSPFVVQSVVGAGQNIAELNDATCFSNGGPGNYETNSTWFVWTCAQPGTLEFTLTPLNITDDLDFVVYRLPNGIGNCQNKQVVRCMAAGDFFYPSPCMGPTGLRAGSTDLAENAGCGPGKDNFLAPLQMQVGETYALVVNNFTSTGNGFSIEFGGSGQFLGPTADFNTIPSAVCLGVPVQVIDASSFPIGSITSWSWSFGANASPQTASGPGPHNVTFNNPGQNPIVLTLETNLGCKVTKILNATIFPDVEIDKLIAAPDCNGATNGRVTISNITSGTPPYQYSWNSGPFSSSNFLDNLGVGTYTLRIRDANNCESDFSIDVSERVLTADAIVTKPLCTGDANGVITLNITNGKPPILFNWGSGNVPNNSQGGYAAGIYTITAVDDVLCQGVFNVTVTDNPPLQLVIDTIDVSCFGADDGAAIVAPSGGVGSYTYQWSNSRSDPEVDGLEPGQYGVTVTDGNGCSITGSVFIEEPGDVGINLLRVVDLLCNGVPTGQIDVAGVGGRPAYSYSTDGINYFSASPLTNLPAGNYWVKVKDSAGCVDSVFATVGQPPALLVAAEPSDTLLDLGFTVNINTVTAPPFRPVVFEWTPPLGLSDPTSPNPSATAISSQIYVVKITDQDGCVAYDTVNIRVNNKRPVYFPNVFAPDKNYPNDYFTGFSGPAAEQLSLLRVFDRWGSLVFERRDFPLNEPILGWDGTYKGQKMTGVFTWYALVRFVDQRELQYEGSVTVVR; from the coding sequence ATGAGAGAACTTGCACTTTCGATAATCACTTTTCTGACCTTTTCCACGCTGGCATGGGCACAGCCTGCCAACGACGAATGTACCAACCCCATCATCATTCCCAACGTACTTAATTATTGCAGCCCGGTGGGCGCTTACACCAATGTGGGAGCCACGCCATCGGCTTATGGGCCTGCCACCTGCTTTGGCAACACACAAAACGATGTGTGGTTTGCCTTCACGGCATTGGCAACCGATGTGACCATCACGGTGCGCGGCGCCACCCCTCAAGCCCCCGGCGGCACTTTGCAGCGGCCCCAACTGGCCATCTATTTTGGCAATTGCGGCGGCACCATCAATCAACTTGAATGTCAGACCACTCCTGCCGGGGTCAACGTAGTGGAAGGTTATCAGGGCGGCTTGTTCGTGGGTTCTACTTATTTGGTGCGGATTCAGGGGGCGAATGGGCAAACGGGTACTTTCCAAATTTGCATCAACAACTACAACCCACCTGTTGACCCCCAATCTGACTGCCCACAAGCCGCCATCTTGTGCGACAAATCGCCTTTCGTGGTGCAAAGCGTGGTGGGCGCCGGACAGAATATCGCCGAGCTGAACGACGCAACCTGCTTCTCCAACGGCGGGCCGGGCAACTACGAAACCAACTCTACTTGGTTCGTGTGGACTTGTGCCCAACCCGGCACCCTAGAATTCACCCTCACCCCGCTCAACATCACCGACGACCTCGATTTTGTGGTTTATCGCTTGCCCAATGGTATCGGCAACTGCCAAAACAAACAAGTGGTGCGATGTATGGCTGCAGGCGACTTCTTCTATCCCAGCCCTTGCATGGGGCCAACGGGCCTTCGAGCCGGCTCCACCGATTTGGCGGAAAACGCCGGCTGCGGGCCGGGAAAAGACAATTTCCTCGCTCCCCTTCAAATGCAGGTGGGAGAGACATACGCCTTGGTCGTCAACAATTTCACCTCCACAGGCAACGGATTCTCCATTGAGTTTGGCGGTTCAGGTCAATTTCTTGGCCCCACCGCTGATTTCAACACCATCCCGTCGGCAGTCTGTCTCGGTGTGCCAGTGCAAGTCATTGACGCTTCCTCTTTCCCCATCGGCAGCATCACCAGCTGGAGCTGGAGCTTTGGCGCGAACGCATCGCCCCAAACCGCCTCTGGCCCAGGCCCACACAACGTGACGTTCAACAACCCCGGCCAAAATCCCATCGTGTTGACCTTGGAGACCAACCTCGGCTGTAAAGTGACCAAAATCCTGAACGCCACCATTTTCCCAGATGTGGAAATTGACAAACTCATCGCCGCGCCCGACTGCAACGGTGCCACCAACGGGCGAGTCACCATCAGCAACATCACCAGCGGCACACCACCTTACCAATACAGTTGGAACAGCGGGCCTTTTTCTTCCAGCAATTTCCTCGACAACCTCGGCGTGGGCACCTACACGTTGCGCATCCGCGATGCCAACAACTGCGAATCGGATTTCAGCATTGACGTGAGCGAACGGGTGCTGACCGCCGATGCCATCGTGACCAAGCCGCTCTGCACGGGCGATGCCAACGGCGTGATTACGCTCAACATCACGAATGGAAAGCCCCCCATTCTCTTCAATTGGGGCAGCGGCAACGTGCCCAACAATTCGCAAGGAGGCTACGCCGCAGGCATTTACACCATCACCGCCGTGGACGACGTGCTGTGTCAGGGTGTTTTCAACGTGACAGTGACCGACAACCCGCCGCTTCAATTGGTGATTGACACCATAGACGTTTCTTGCTTTGGCGCCGACGACGGCGCTGCCATCGTGGCGCCTTCGGGAGGTGTGGGCAGCTACACTTACCAGTGGTCGAACAGCCGGTCAGACCCAGAAGTGGATGGGCTGGAGCCGGGGCAATACGGTGTCACCGTCACCGACGGCAACGGCTGCTCCATTACGGGCAGCGTGTTCATAGAAGAGCCGGGCGATGTGGGCATCAACTTGCTGCGGGTGGTGGATTTGCTCTGCAACGGAGTGCCCACAGGCCAAATAGATGTGGCAGGCGTGGGCGGACGACCTGCCTATTCATACAGCACGGATGGCATCAATTATTTCTCTGCCAGCCCGCTCACCAATTTGCCTGCGGGCAATTATTGGGTGAAGGTGAAGGATTCGGCGGGCTGTGTTGACTCCGTTTTTGCCACCGTCGGTCAGCCGCCGGCACTCCTCGTCGCCGCCGAGCCGTCCGACACCTTGCTCGACCTCGGCTTCACCGTCAATATCAACACCGTGACCGCACCGCCCTTCCGACCCGTCGTTTTTGAATGGACACCGCCGCTCGGACTGAGCGACCCCACATCGCCCAACCCGAGCGCCACAGCTATCAGCAGCCAGATTTATGTGGTGAAAATCACCGACCAAGATGGCTGCGTCGCCTACGACACGGTCAATATCCGCGTCAACAACAAGCGTCCCGTCTATTTCCCCAACGTGTTCGCACCCGACAAGAACTACCCCAACGACTATTTCACCGGCTTCTCTGGCCCCGCAGCGGAGCAACTCTCGCTGCTGCGTGTCTTCGACCGCTGGGGCAGCCTCGTGTTTGAGCGCAGGGATTTCCCGCTCAACGAACCCATTCTGGGCTGGGACGGCACCTACAAAGGCCAAAAAATGACGGGGGTGTTCACATGGTACGCACTCGTGCGATTTGTGGACCAAAGGGAGTTGCAGTATGAGGGTAGCGTGACGGTGGTGCGGTGA
- a CDS encoding Gfo/Idh/MocA family oxidoreductase, with translation MNEQQTTKRIALLGAGHLGKIHLKCILATECWELAGFYDPDDKNAASAIAQYGVKRYKSLDKLLADVDAVDIVTPTPSHYKLAAKAMRASKHVFIEKPVTETVAEGRKLLQLAEQQGVKVQVGHVERFNPAYLGIKDMVLNPMFIESHRLAAFQPRGTEVSVILDLMIHDLDLVLHLVKSPVERVSASGVAVLSHTPDIANVRLEFANGAVANLTASRISMKQMRKMRLFQPDHYLSLDFLEKNAQIVRLFAQDASNLPPQEQLMEFETNAGKKWLHLSMPETPPVNAIQRELETFHEAIATGTEPVVTLRDGFEALRVAHRILKEIKARQER, from the coding sequence ATGAACGAACAACAAACAACTAAACGCATCGCCCTGCTCGGCGCCGGCCACCTCGGCAAAATCCACCTGAAATGTATCCTCGCCACCGAGTGCTGGGAGCTCGCCGGGTTCTACGACCCCGACGACAAGAACGCCGCCTCCGCCATCGCCCAATATGGCGTGAAACGCTACAAATCTTTGGACAAACTTTTGGCCGATGTGGACGCGGTGGACATCGTGACACCCACGCCGTCGCATTACAAACTCGCCGCCAAAGCCATGCGTGCGAGCAAACACGTTTTTATCGAAAAACCCGTCACGGAGACCGTCGCCGAAGGTCGAAAATTGCTGCAACTCGCTGAACAGCAGGGCGTTAAAGTGCAAGTCGGCCACGTCGAGCGGTTCAATCCCGCCTACCTCGGCATCAAAGACATGGTGCTCAATCCGATGTTTATCGAGAGCCACCGACTGGCGGCATTCCAGCCGCGTGGCACGGAAGTGTCGGTCATTCTCGACCTGATGATTCACGACCTCGACCTCGTGTTGCATTTGGTGAAATCGCCCGTCGAGAGGGTCAGCGCCAGCGGCGTGGCGGTGCTGAGCCACACGCCCGACATCGCCAACGTGCGCCTCGAATTTGCCAACGGCGCGGTGGCGAACCTCACGGCCAGCCGCATTTCCATGAAGCAAATGCGCAAAATGCGCCTCTTCCAGCCCGACCACTACCTGAGTCTCGATTTTTTGGAAAAAAATGCCCAAATCGTGCGCCTTTTCGCGCAAGACGCTTCCAACCTCCCGCCGCAGGAACAACTCATGGAATTCGAGACCAACGCGGGCAAAAAATGGCTCCACCTCTCCATGCCCGAAACCCCGCCCGTGAATGCGATTCAGCGCGAGTTGGAAACCTTTCACGAAGCCATTGCCACAGGCACCGAGCCTGTGGTGACGCTGCGCGACGGCTTCGAGGCGTTGAGAGTGGCGCATCGAATTTTGAAAGAAATAAAGGCGCGGCAAGAAAGATAG
- a CDS encoding PAS domain-containing sensor histidine kinase, producing the protein MTGSTRFRDFFVAFASVAAVAAVCFPLADFIGYRSVALLLLLAVSVLAMRLSLWPVLVAAAMSALVWNFFFIPPIFTFHIGIGEDVLLLTMYFIVALLNGIFNHRLRQLEQIARQKEEKEAAIRLYNVLFSSLSHELRTPIATIVGAADALQENAAQLKPAQRNELIAEISTTSLRLHQQVENLLNTSRIESGSIRSKADWNDVSELIYNVLGKMKKQLANHSLEATIPEDLPLVQLDYGLTEQVLFNLLNNAALHTPPGSKIWLNAQIASEHRGHFGEQTLPEDLGIVTDSVTHTLVIEVSDNGPGFPPDEIQEVFGKFYRLKNTQSGGTGLGLFIVKGFVEAQGGTVSVSNRANGGARFIIELPVKVVKSNSISP; encoded by the coding sequence GTGACTGGCTCAACACGATTTCGAGATTTTTTTGTCGCTTTCGCCAGCGTGGCGGCTGTGGCGGCTGTTTGTTTTCCGTTGGCTGATTTCATCGGCTACCGCTCGGTCGCTTTGCTGTTGTTGCTTGCGGTCTCTGTGTTGGCCATGCGCTTGAGTCTTTGGCCTGTGTTGGTGGCAGCAGCCATGAGCGCGTTGGTGTGGAATTTCTTTTTCATCCCGCCCATTTTTACTTTTCACATTGGCATCGGCGAAGACGTGCTGCTGTTGACGATGTATTTTATCGTGGCTTTGCTCAACGGCATTTTCAACCACCGCCTCCGGCAGTTGGAGCAAATAGCACGGCAAAAAGAGGAGAAAGAAGCCGCTATCCGGCTCTACAACGTGCTGTTTAGTTCGCTTTCGCACGAACTGCGTACGCCTATCGCAACTATTGTGGGTGCGGCAGATGCATTGCAAGAAAATGCGGCACAACTCAAACCCGCGCAGCGAAACGAGCTGATTGCGGAAATTTCGACCACTTCGTTGCGGCTGCACCAGCAGGTGGAAAATCTGCTCAACACTTCCCGCATAGAATCTGGCTCTATTCGCTCCAAGGCCGATTGGAACGACGTGAGCGAGCTGATTTACAATGTTTTGGGAAAAATGAAAAAGCAGCTCGCAAATCATTCGTTAGAGGCAACCATACCGGAAGACCTCCCTTTGGTACAGTTGGACTACGGGCTTACCGAACAGGTTTTATTCAACTTGCTCAACAATGCAGCGCTCCACACTCCGCCCGGCTCGAAAATTTGGCTCAACGCGCAAATTGCTTCCGAACACAGGGGGCATTTCGGGGAACAAACACTACCGGAAGATTTGGGCATCGTCACAGATTCGGTGACACACACGTTGGTCATAGAGGTATCTGACAACGGTCCGGGTTTTCCCCCCGACGAGATTCAAGAGGTTTTTGGAAAATTTTACCGCTTGAAAAACACCCAAAGCGGTGGCACGGGCTTAGGGCTTTTCATCGTGAAAGGTTTTGTGGAAGCACAAGGTGGCACTGTCTCGGTGAGCAACCGAGCCAATGGCGGCGCAAGGTTCATCATCGAACTGCCCGTCAAAGTGGTCAAATCGAACAGCATTTCGCCATGA
- a CDS encoding response regulator: MKNGNILVIDDEASIRKLLDITLQAAGYAVQQAATAREGEAAAALRPPDLVLLDLGLPDDDGQNLLRRLREWYAKPIVVLSARDEEKEIVKALDSGANDYLTKPFRTGELLARIRAAMRLSLAEENEPIRVFGSLKIDFASRSVWKNGEMLKLTSTEYALLALFVRNEGRVLTHPFLLREIWGPGYVERTEYPRVFVGQLRKKIEKDPKQPRLILTESGIGYRFVGSG, encoded by the coding sequence ATGAAAAACGGCAACATTCTAGTCATTGACGACGAGGCGAGCATTCGCAAACTGCTCGACATCACGCTCCAAGCCGCTGGCTACGCGGTGCAACAGGCCGCCACTGCCCGCGAGGGCGAGGCCGCCGCCGCCCTTCGTCCGCCCGACCTTGTGCTGCTCGACCTCGGCCTGCCTGACGACGACGGCCAAAATTTGCTCCGCCGACTGCGCGAGTGGTATGCCAAGCCTATCGTGGTCCTTTCTGCCCGCGACGAAGAAAAGGAAATCGTGAAGGCTCTTGACAGCGGTGCCAACGATTATCTTACCAAACCTTTCAGAACGGGAGAGCTGCTGGCGCGTATCCGTGCGGCCATGCGCCTTTCGTTGGCAGAAGAAAACGAGCCAATCCGTGTTTTCGGCAGCTTGAAAATTGATTTTGCATCGCGTTCGGTGTGGAAAAATGGCGAAATGCTCAAACTCACCAGCACGGAGTATGCCCTACTCGCGCTCTTTGTGCGCAACGAAGGTCGGGTGCTGACCCATCCTTTCCTTCTCCGCGAAATCTGGGGGCCGGGCTATGTGGAGCGCACGGAGTACCCGCGCGTGTTCGTGGGGCAGTTGCGCAAAAAAATAGAGAAAGACCCAAAACAACCCCGACTAATACTCACTGAATCCGGCATTGGGTATCGGTTTGTCGGCAGCGGCTAA
- a CDS encoding KUP/HAK/KT family potassium transporter, with product MKPTLNGTQRVTAATLLVALGIIYGDIGTSPLYVLKAIVGNRPISETLVYGGISCIFWTLAFQTTFKYIFLTLMADNHGEGGIFSLYALVRRFGKGRLVIPTILGATTLLADGIITPPISVASAVEGLEMVLPHLPTVPIVIVILSLLFFFQRFGTQKVGGAFGPVMVVWFSMLTVLGLSQIVQEPGILKALSPHYAYDLLVKYPQGFWLLGAVFLCATGAEALYSDLGHCGRRNIRITWIFVKTALLINYIGQAAWVLNHAGPTLGGRNPFYEIMPTWFLIPGIVIATAATIIASQALISGSYTLINEAMSLNFWPRVAVRQPTELKGQIYIPSVNNILWMGCILMILYFRSSTHMEAAYGFSITVAMMMTSILLGYFLIYVKRWHPVLVTGILLMLALVEASFFITNIAKIKERWMFLFFELFIFLVMYVWHYARKINNRFVHFVNLNQYKTLLNDLSQDDEIPKFSTHLIYLTKANRRHEIEDKIVKSIFSKKPKRADIYWFLHINRTDDPYALNYEVNELLDDKVIRIDLNIGFRVQPRAELYFKKIVQDLVAQRELQLHVRPDGSTRYNPEPDFKFVVIEKFLSVENEFALREGVLLNSYFFLKRLGQSDEKAFGLDKSDVVVEDVPLVYQPIGNVDLLRKLPA from the coding sequence ATGAAACCTACACTCAACGGCACGCAGCGCGTGACCGCAGCCACACTTTTGGTCGCACTTGGCATCATCTACGGCGACATCGGCACCAGCCCGCTTTATGTGCTGAAGGCCATCGTCGGCAACCGCCCCATCTCAGAGACACTGGTGTATGGCGGCATCTCGTGTATCTTCTGGACGCTGGCTTTCCAGACCACGTTCAAGTATATCTTCCTGACGCTTATGGCCGACAATCACGGCGAAGGCGGCATTTTTTCGCTCTACGCATTGGTGCGTCGTTTTGGCAAGGGTCGCTTGGTCATCCCTACCATTCTGGGCGCGACCACACTGTTGGCCGACGGCATCATCACGCCGCCCATTTCGGTGGCTTCGGCGGTGGAAGGTCTGGAAATGGTGCTGCCGCACTTGCCGACGGTACCGATTGTCATCGTCATACTCTCCTTGCTGTTTTTTTTCCAACGCTTCGGCACCCAAAAAGTGGGTGGCGCATTCGGTCCTGTCATGGTCGTTTGGTTTTCCATGCTCACTGTGCTGGGGCTGTCGCAAATCGTTCAGGAGCCGGGCATTTTGAAAGCACTCAGCCCACACTACGCCTACGATTTATTGGTCAAATACCCACAAGGCTTTTGGCTCTTAGGGGCGGTATTTCTTTGTGCCACTGGCGCGGAGGCACTCTACTCTGACCTCGGACACTGCGGTCGCCGAAACATTCGCATCACTTGGATATTTGTCAAAACCGCGCTGCTCATCAACTACATAGGCCAAGCAGCTTGGGTGCTGAACCACGCTGGCCCGACGCTTGGTGGTCGCAATCCGTTCTACGAAATCATGCCTACATGGTTTTTGATACCGGGCATCGTCATCGCCACAGCGGCCACCATCATCGCTTCGCAGGCGCTCATCAGTGGCTCATACACCCTCATCAACGAGGCCATGAGTCTCAACTTTTGGCCCCGTGTGGCGGTGCGCCAGCCAACCGAGCTGAAAGGACAGATTTATATCCCTTCTGTCAACAATATCCTGTGGATGGGCTGCATCTTGATGATTTTGTACTTCCGCTCCTCCACCCACATGGAGGCAGCCTATGGTTTTTCCATCACCGTAGCGATGATGATGACCTCAATCCTGCTGGGCTATTTCCTGATTTATGTGAAACGCTGGCACCCGGTGCTCGTGACGGGCATCTTGCTGATGCTTGCACTGGTAGAAGCCTCGTTTTTCATCACCAACATCGCCAAAATCAAGGAGCGGTGGATGTTCCTTTTCTTTGAGTTGTTCATCTTTTTGGTCATGTACGTCTGGCACTACGCCCGAAAAATCAACAACCGCTTTGTTCATTTTGTGAACTTGAACCAGTACAAAACCCTGCTGAACGACCTCAGCCAAGACGACGAGATACCCAAGTTCTCGACCCACTTGATTTACCTGACAAAGGCTAACCGCCGTCACGAAATCGAGGATAAAATCGTCAAGTCCATTTTTTCAAAAAAGCCGAAGCGTGCCGACATCTATTGGTTTTTGCACATCAACCGCACCGACGACCCCTACGCCCTAAACTACGAAGTGAATGAGTTGCTGGACGATAAGGTGATTCGTATTGACCTCAACATCGGCTTCCGCGTGCAGCCGCGCGCAGAGCTGTACTTCAAAAAAATCGTGCAAGACTTGGTGGCACAGCGCGAGCTGCAACTCCACGTCCGGCCCGATGGCTCGACACGCTACAATCCGGAACCGGATTTCAAATTCGTGGTCATTGAAAAGTTCCTCTCAGTCGAAAACGAGTTCGCACTGCGCGAAGGTGTGCTGCTCAATTCCTACTTCTTCCTCAAGCGCCTCGGACAGTCGGACGAAAAAGCCTTCGGCTTGGACAAAAGCGACGTAGTGGTGGAAGATGTGCCGCTGGTTTATCAGCCCATTGGCAACGTGGATTTGCTGCGCAAACTCCCAGCGTGA